The genomic region TGTCATAGTACTGACAAACAGTGGTGAAGTATTCACTTATGGATACTACTGAAGTAAAAGTCCTGCCTTTGAAATATTACTTAAATAAAGGTATGtgagtattatcagcaaaatacacttaaagtaTTAAAGATTTGTCACTTTTCCACATTAAAATACCTGAAAATGATTTGACCAATGTAATTTGTTTTGCTCAAACATTTCCAACAGTGTTCAAACCCAAAGAAATCTGTAAGTTTAATGAAGGACATGGTCCATGTTATTTGGTCGCTGTCGCCTGTCAATGGGTTCATATCCCCTTTGTGCTGTCTGCCAGAAGTTTTTATAAATTGAATGACTGATTGCCTGGTccgtttgttctggagaggaagagacctcttcagatgattcagctcccggtagaaacctcctgatgaacaatgaacaacaaagaatcctaactgggagaaACTGATTGCAGTGACATCATTGCTCTGTCTCTTGTTATTGTTTAGATTGAGAGATCCCAAGAAAATATGATATTAGCAAATATGTATTActgctgtgtgaatataaaaGCAGAATTTGTAgttggttgaggtggagctcaATTTGAGCATGATCATTTGAagtgatgattattttcatgatggattaatctgctgattgtAATTAGTCTGCTCCAATAATCAATTGTTTAGTTTGAAACAATTCTGAATATAGTGAGAAATGCCGTCACAATGACCCAGAACCCAAAGTGACAccttcacaatgtttgttttgtccaaccaacagtccaaacctcTGCATTATTACTAATGCATtacaattattataattattaaaaagaaaGGCAGCAAATCTATACATTTGTGAAGGTGGAACCATGCATTTTTGTACGTCAGAAATGACTTAACGTAAAACAATCAAAATAGTTGCGAATTAGGTTTCTGTTAATCAACTAATCACTTAATCAGTTAACTGCTTAGtagactaattgttgcagctgtaCTTGTATaaactgttgggtagtttaatttCTATCAGaacatcatattttatgttCTCTTCACATGTTGTGTATGTAAAAATCATAATTTGTAAAGTAGCTAGTAagaaagctgtcagataaatgcagtgtagtagaaagtacaatattgtTTACAAAAATGTGAACCAGTGCTGAACCTGCAAAGATGGAAAGTCTCACTACAATTTAAAACACTATACATTTCTCATTACGAACATACATTTGGGgcaaaaagcaaagcaaagctaGAGAGACTCCATTAAAACCACACTGGTCACTTAGATCACATTTTGTAATCAAACATAGTTCAGTTTCATCGGGCGCATTGAATCCCTTTTTTATGAAATATCACAAATCAACAAAACCTTTCAAATACTTAATCTACACACAGGTCTGATTACTGCTGTTAATAGCAAACAtgttaaaagtgtgttttctttacagcCAGATTTATTAAACTTCAAAAAAGGCTGGATGGTCAAATTGGATGAAAATGAACAGGtaagcctttttttgtttttatcaaagtTCAAAATTAAGGTTCTTGATTGAAAtgatttctgtacattttgtttgtttaacatCCTCTTGCTCACTGCaccttttatttgtcttttgcttCCCTCTAGTGGAAGAAATACTGGTTTGTGCTGTCGGCTGATAGTCTGAGGTACTACAAGGACTCAATGGCTGAGGAGGTATTTTGATATTAGTTGTTGTATATAGAATACAAATAAGAAGTATATAAGATGttcaaatgtctttttcctcttcccctCAGGCTTCAGATCTTGAAGGAGAAATCGACTTAACAAAGTGTTACAATGTGTCTGAATATCAGGTGCAGAGGAACTACGGCTTCCAGATTCATGTAAGAAAACTGCTCTGACACTAATTAGGCAAAACCTTTATCTTGTGCAATAACAAGAAGTTGagtaaataattttttttttttttagacccCAAAGGGTGTCTACACGTTGTCGGCCATGACTTCAGGGATACGCAAAAACTGGATCCAGGCTCTGATGAAAAACGTTCGTCCAGCTAATGCCCCAGATGTAGCCAGGTAAAGTCAAATTTAAATACTCAAATTTAAATACTTAAACATCTTAAGACATCTTAAAAAACATagatatttaatttattgtgaTGTAGAACGGAGAAATGCAGAAAAGTCTCATGTTTTAAACAATTAATTGGTTGTCAAAATGGTTGATGATTACACAGCTGATGAAATCATCAACTAATTGTTTCTTCCTTTCTCTACATTGTGatattttcctctcctccatctaAACATATCAATTTGTTGTGTATAGTTTACCTGGCCACCACGTTCCCTGCAGCCTACCTGAGTCCCTCCCCAGACCAGACGTGACTCAGGACTCTCCCCCCGCTGACGTCTCCACAGAGCGAGACCCTCATCCCAAACACAGGAGTGTGATGGAGAGACGGCGGGAGGGACGCTACAAAACCTTTGACTGGGCCGAGTTCAGGCCTCAGAACAAGCCGACTCCAGATCCCCAGAGCACTAAAGCTCTGTGTTCACTGGAGTTAGGGGATctagagaggaggaagaggagggaggagaggaggaggaggtatgAGAGCATGCTGGGCTTCTCTCTGGGGTGGGAGGTGATTGGAAATAAAGCAGCAGATGGAAGTGTCCGAGCACTGAGTCCAAAATCACAGCAGAAAGCGGAAGAAGAGATTGAAGAGTGCTGGAAACAGGTGGAGAAGACGATGTTCAAACTGGAGAGCAGTGTCCCGCTGTTTACTGAAGACAGAGACACTGTGGAGATGGAGAAGCTACTGGACAGTTACAGGAAGGGGGTGAGAGCTTTTAGTCTGAGTTCAGTATGAATATAattatgtatgttttatttgaattatTAGATTTTAGTTAGTCTTTAACAAATAATCAcgttccccagaggataaatcctaCATACTATAGTGGTCCCTGACTTGTCATCAAGTTTTCATTAATCCAATGTAGGGTTACAAACCCTCTTTTATGACATTATATCTAACGAGGTAGCATCTGCTTTCTCTGCTGTACCACAGCTTGATGGTCATGTTTACTAACTGGACAGAGGAACATGATTATAAAGGACTTGATATCTTTTTTAAAGCCATGTATTAGACTGATTGTTATGGATTTGAGAGGCTGTTAACTGgttgtctgtgtgttgttgaaggtgGAGGATCTGAAGGCCCAGCTGGCAGAGTCGGAGCGTCACAGACTGGAGCTGGAGGCTCAGCTCATTACAGCAGGATATTATCAACAGCAGGTCTGCCACATTTTTGGCCTCGGCTACTTGTTTATGTCAGTCTTTGATACTTGTATGATTGCTAATCCTCCATTTTCTCTGTTGTGTTTCTGAAGCGGGACCCTCCTCTGAGTCCTGAAGCAGATTTTTGCCCATCAGACACAAAGGAAAAGCCATtaaacagcaacacacagacactgacgGATGTGTGCAAAGAaaccagagagcagcagcagaacattATCAACATGCAGGAGCAGCTTAGCCTTGAACCGCCTTCATTACCACCTCAGACTCCCAGCATCTGGCTGCATGACGCAGAGGGCAGTTTACAAGAACTGGTGGATTTGCTTCCTGAGACAGCAGAGACACCTTTATTATTATCACCTGCATCAGACAACCAGGACGTATTTTCTCAGAGTGACGGACAAACTGTAGACTTAGACGTTGCAGCAATCAACCACCAGAATCAGCAGGACAGAGATGACTGTGAGCAGGTTCCTAGCTcagaaatacaaataaataatagtGAATATAGTTCATTAAGTCTGGAGAAGTCTGCAGACGCAGGTGATGACTTGCTGAGCTGCTGTGTAGAACAACATATACCTCCAGACCAAGCGATGGTGAGGAGGCTTTCCAAAGAGGTGGAGCTGCTCACCAGCCAGAACGAGGCTCTCAACCAGCGCAACCAGGAGATGCTAAACCAACTGACCGAGGCTGACCGTGAGATAGAGAGGCTGAAAGTGGAGCTCAGCAGCAGGTACACTGAACCCCATCACCTCCCTGAAGTGGAACAGCTGGAACAAACAAGGGTTGAAGATctggagagggagctgagctccagagaccagcagctcctggagGCCCAGACCTTGATCACCTCCCTGGAGGAGAATCTGAGGGAGACGGAGGCACTGCTGCAGCTGAGCGCCgcaacagaaacagaagaaaCAGGACAGGAGAATAAGGGATACCTGCTTCGATGTTTTGAGGCCACCGAGGCCAAGCTTACAGAGCTGGAGAGACAGGTCAACGAATCAGAATTGGCTTGCAGGGAGCTCCAGATGCAAAATGCAGAGCTGAAGGAAGCTGAGAAACTTTAccttcaaacagctgcagaGGCGGAGGCTGACATCAGGAGGCTGAATCAAGAgttggaggagaaggagaagttGAAAGATGGAGATGGCAATAGATGTGTTTCTGGTGAAGAAAGGATCCGGCAAGTGATAGACGGGATGGTCATGAGGTTGAAAGCTTTGGAGAGATTACTGGAGGTGATTGACAAGTTGGATTTTGATATGagaaaggaggaagaggggaagCCTACAGTAGTGAGTCAGCTGAGTTGGGAGGAAGAGTTTTGGAGTTTACTGCTAAACAAACTAAATGCCAATCCCTCTCAGCTTGATGAGGAGAAACCTGTACAAGTGCTTCTTAGTGAGGGGATGGAACGTATGATAGCAGAGAAACAAATGCTGCTGTTAGGGCATGGTTTACTCTCTGAGACAGATGAAGGGAGGGGATGTTTGAAAGATCTGGATATTATATGGAATACTGCAAGTGAGTCAGAAACCAAAAAGATAGATGAGAGCAGGACATATGACTTAAGCGACCAGCTGTGTGAGATGGAACATTTTAGAGACTTCACACAGAAGAAAATTTATTTTCTAAACCACCTGGCCTCCTCTGTCAACACCTTAGGCCTCGACAAACTCAAGTTTACAGCTGACAGACTCTCCAACCAGCATCCTTGGTCTGGTTTCATTCACTCAGCAGCAACTGAagcattttactgctgtcaCTTAAGCAGACTTCAGTCACAATGTGGGAGGCAACTTgaagaaaccaaacaaaaattGCAGAGTTCATCTCTCATCTGCAGCAAGTGTGTCGACTTGATGGAAGAAAACAGGGAGCTCAGAGAACGACTGTCAAACCTAGAAGCACAACAGTCATCGTCATCGGGCGATAAGATGGACAGGTGTTGCCAGACAGAAGAGACTTACCCACAGGACACTGATATTGAGTTAAAGGTAGCAGATGAAAGTATTGCAGATGAAAACGGAGAAGAAGAAGTGATGGTTGAGTGCCTGGATGTCCCACTTCCATGTGTTGAAGGCCAGTTGGGAATCCAGGAGAGAGCAGATGAAAGCACAGAGAAAAGCGATACATCCCAAAAGGAAACCGATCCTTTGGGCTTGGACACAGAGCTAGTTTTAGAGCTGAGAAGAAgagtggaggagctggaggagcagcTGGCTGTCATGGCGGAGGAGATGAAAGAAGAGTTTGATGGGAAGATGAGTTCTGTTCAGACGCAACAGGAGAGGGACATGGAAAAGCTGAAGGTAGGTAGAGCTGGAGAGGTTTCCATCAGCCAAGATAGAAGCTGCCTGTAGATTGAATTTATTTATAGTAAATGTTGTCTGCACATTTGACCATCTTCATGccagacaaaaataaatcagaggGAAAATAAGCAAATACAGTTTGAGTGTTATGGAAACCAATGGCAGCCTGAAATATAAGACATGAAGTACATGAAGACaaaccagaagaaaacaaagtaataatcatgataacaaaataatgataataaatgaaaatagataaatacaaaactaagataaataaataaaaactagtAAATCATAAAATTTACCAACAACAGGAGAAAGGCAGGGGTATTGTTTAATCCTCTTTCATGTCTGGTGCAATGTTCAGCAGCTCAGGGATAATCCATAAAATGGTTGCAGATTTCCTGAATCGTTTTTGTTGAGACCATGAGACCTCTCAAGTTTTTATTGTGTAGAACTTCCTCAATCCATCTTGCAAGTAAAATGGTGAAGGCCAGGGCTGGCTGTGTCAAGACAGAGAGGCTGACATCAGGTAGAGCACCAGAGATGACAGATAAAGGTTTAGGGGCAATGACCACATTATAACCTGGCTATTGtggccttcttgattttaagggaCGTAAGACAACTTATTTTAGGAGGGAAAAAGATTCAATAGGCTTCTATCTCAAcgtttcattcatttctgtgaagaaaGCTTAATTACAATTTTATGTTTAAAGTTTGGATAATTATTTAAAGGCGCTgttatgtaagaatgtggccaaaacggttactgcactcaaattcaaaattgccgcgagtcgtgtccgcccccccccccccctacagattcgaggttgctggacagcggcacgctggagactgatttgtttgcccacgggcggctacCGTGGCAGGGCCATGTctccgcgtccttgatcttcggttttccagcggaccgttcaagcaagtccggcttctctgctgctaacgctgctgccgggatacagctgaggaggagccggttgctaatgctatgtaccgggacactgctaacgctgctgccgggatacagctgaggaggagccggctgttaacactatgtactgggacattgctaatgctgcttgccttgctgctgtagctcagtcgtaactgtaactgatgctgagactctactgactgcgtgactggtagacggcggtgggtggcgcaacaggccaaaacacaaattcaaaacataaacatgatttgcggactgtaaaaacgttttttaaatgcgaatattctggctgtactattgttgtctgtgagatcagtatgttatatgaacattattccttagtctctgtgacatattaggatgattttacgactatttgctttagatttcttacatatagctcctttaagataCAAACTCAAAATACAAATTCACAGGGTAAGGGCACAGTGAGGAGCTATATTTAGAGAGCCTTctctctgctaaacagcctcATTCTGCATTAGAAAAGTATGCAGTTAAAGCAACCAAAGAATTAGTAGAACAAGGGCCAAGCGTCAGGGAGAGGAAGCACAAAAAATGCCTCTAGCATAttaagtatgaaaaaaaaatatatggatGTAGAATTGTATTAAAAGTTActaaaaataacagaaaaactcatctctgatgcTGATGCagtattcacaggaaataatctgctcctccacattgctcattttaaacacaaacttcctgcagttattacATTCACTATTTgggttaattgtacagtttatcagttgtcCTGTCCTGTAGCTGTCATGCATtcaatataatatgaaataccCATAAAATGTCACTTTGCCAGGGCTCGTCATTTTACTCAATGATTTAAATAAGGGATCCCGTAAGGAAAAAGGGTTAGGAAACTTTTAAAATAAGCTGACATAAATGCACAGTATTTGTTTGGTTAATCCAGTCAATCATATGTCTGATTACTCAAGTTATTTCATTACATTCCTGCAGAGTTCATATCAAAATAaatttttactgtaaagcagTCCTGTTTATTGATTTGCTAGGCTGGCAACAATAGTACTATACGTTATGAAATATTAAACTTTAAACTATCCTTTAACCCATGTCACAGTCCTGATAAAAACCTGGCTGATTTTAATTAAAGGAAACCAAAAAAACTTCAGTCCACATGatataaaaaacaatattctAGCAGtcatattattgtcattattaacTTAATTTGATTAAAGGCTCTCACCACATAGCTCTTAAATGATAAAGATATGTGATAGAGAAGCACTTACTCTAACACCCTGACagttataaataaatgtgactTGTGTATCGTCTCCTTCAGGCCACATGTGAGCGTGGCATAGCCTCCATGGAGGAGTCTCACCTGAAGGTCGTGGAGGAGCTGCAGCGTCGACACCAACAGGAAGTGGAGCGCCTCGtgttggacagagacagactgctggaggaggagagcgcTGCTACGGCCACTGGTGAGGAGAGACTCTCatcacttttctctgcaacatatTATATTGTGAAAATCTCTCAGCAAGGAAAATAAAAGTCTCTAGTTCTTAAGGAGGAATTATGTGGCTTTAACCTAGTTTTCTGTTTTAGGTCTGTCCTCACTGTACAAAAACCATTGTTTATGAAATAGATTTTGTTCTTTGTCCTACTTCTGTTTGGGCATGATCATGCTCCAAGTTTTGCAACTACAGTTCCCACAATGCTTTGGGGGATGaattcaaatacacacacaagaagtttgtgctctagaaaaggatcagcactcagtgaataacctcctaagccctatgataagctattatggcaaggcttaattatacagaccagtgagcagtgataactaacatgtctttggggtcNNNNNNNNNNNNNNNNNNNNNNNNNNNNNNNNNNNNNNNNNNNNNNNNNNNNNNNNNNNNNNNNNNNNNNNNNNNNNNNNNNNNNNNNNNNNNNNNNNNNNNNNNNNNNNNNNNNNNNNNNNNNNNNNNNNNNNNNNNNNNNNNNNNNNNNNNNNNNNNNNNNNNNNNNNNNNNNNNNNNNNNNNNNNNNNNNNNNNNNNNNNNNNNNNNNgcaaacacactcaccttgcagcatggtctcaaacaaaagcgattcaaataggccactcccacacttaaataaccttcctcttcctggattcctccttacttacacatggctttctcagcccaaacagcactgccaccttcaaccaaacccaggctccgtacatgcaagctccaggtagaagtagtgctgatactacctttcctagcacattcaccatactctatttcacacgctacatagcataacgaAATGTTATGACTATAACTTCTGTTCCCTGAAGGAGAGGAACGAGGTACAACACATATAGTATGGGATATCACGCCCCCGCGTGGCCTGACTGAAGAAACCTCTATTCACGCCTTTAAGGCAGATGATCTGTGGTGACGCATGTGAGGCCCCGCCCGCACATATATACCTGCATCGCCACAGTCATTCTTCAGTGCGATAGCCGCTCTTCACCGAGCCCAGCTGCGCAGCAGGCCACCTAGTGTTGTACCTCGTTCCTCTCCTTCAGGGAACAGAAGTTATAGTCATAACATTTCGTTCCCTTTAAGTTGATTCATTCGGTACAACACATATAGTATGGGACATGTATACACGCCCCGCAGAGCAGCCAACGAACCGGAGTCCACCTCCAGCACTTTAGTGCATCGTAGACCCAGCAGAAAGGACAGAGTGAGCCACCGAAGGGGCTGTCACATCCAAACGATAAAACCGGACAAAAGTGTGCGGTGATGACCAACTGGCTGCAGCACAGATATTACTCACAGATACCCCTTTAAATAAAGCCCATGATGCTGCCATGCCCCTGATCGAATGTGCCCTCACACCGTGAGGCAATGGAAGACCCCTGCTGTTATATGCTAGGGAGATAGCCTCCACAATCCAGTGAGAAAGCCGCTGCTTAGACAGAgctttacctttagctggattagcaaaacagacaaacaattgGTCACATAAATGCACACTCTGTGTACGGTCCATGTAAGTACGTAGCGCACGCACGGGGCACAAGAAATGTaacctcctctgctcctcgGAAGCAAACGGAGGGGAACAGAAGCTCAAAAGCTCAAACGTCATAGAGCTATAGGCTGCAGGGATAATCTTAGGCAAATATGCTGCATTTGGGCGCAATGTAACCTTAGAGCCATCCGAAGTGAACTGAGTACACGAGGGATGTACAGATAACGCATGAAGGTCGCCCACCCGCTTTGCAGAAGCCAAAGCGAGAAGTAGTGCTGTCTTATATGAAAGAAACTTCATATCTGCAGACTCAATAGGCTCAAATGGGGGTCCACAAAGCGCCTCAAGCACCAAAGCTAAATCCCATGAGGGAACGCTGGGTTTAATCACAGGCCTCAGCCTGCGGACTCCCTTTAGGAAACGCATGGCAAGAGGATGAGCGCCTGGTGTCACTCCATCAAAACCAACATGGCATGCAGATATAGCGGCCAAATAGACCTTAAttgtggagaaagagagacccTTATCCAGCAGTTCCTGGAGGAATGTCAAAACATCCACAATAGAGCACTGAAATGGGAGTACATTTCGGTCTTGACACCACTGCTCGAACGCCCGCCATTTGTAAGCATACAAACCCCTAGTTGACGACGCCCTCGCACTCTGGATCGTTGCCACCACACTTGGGGGCAGACCCTTAGCTATTAGATTGGACCTTTCAACAGGTAGGCATGCAACCGCCACAGCTCTGGGCGCGGGTGAACCACCTCCCCTCCCGCCTGGGAGAGGAGGTCCCTGCGGAGGGGAAGCTGCCAGGGCCTCGCTGCCAGCAGACTTATTATCTCGGCATACCACGACTTCGCTGGCCAGTGAGGGGCCACCAGGATCAGAGAGAGACCCTGTCAGCGCACCCTCTCCAGAACTGACAAAATCATCTCCACTGGGGGAAACGCATACAGAAGCGTGTCGGGCCATGTGTGCGCTAACGCGTCCATCCCTAGGGGAGCGTTGTGGTCCATCATGGAAAAGAACAGGGGCCAGTGGGTATTTGCTCTGGAGGCAAAAAGGTCCACTTCCGCTCTGCCAAAACGGTCCCATATTTGAGTCACCACCAATGGGTGCAACCTCCACTCCCTCACAAGAGGACCTCCCCTGGAGAGGAGGTCCGGCCCCAGGTTCAGGTGGCCCGGGACATGGGTGGctctgagagacagaaaatgagcaCTGCACCATAGCAACAGAGAGCGAGCCAGTTTCAACAGGGGAAGTGAGCGGGTCCCTCCCTGCCTGTTTATGTAGGAAACCACTGTTGTATTGTCTGTCCTGATCAGAACATGATGGCCTGTCAGAACCGGACGAAAATGCCTTAGAGCTAAGAAAGTTGCTAACAGTTCCAGGTGGTGGATGTGGAGCCTGCATTGTACCGACGTCCACACCCCTCTCACTGCTGCACCTTCGCACAGAGCCCCCCACCCCCTCAGGGAGGCATCTGTGGACACCACCTTGCGAAAAGACACCCTCCCTATAGGGGAGCCCTGTTGTAGTAAACCGGGGTCCCTCCACGGGAGGAGCGCCGACATGCAAGAAGGAGATATCGTCAGCCTCCTCTGGAGGTGACGCGGCGCGCACAGCCGATGAGATTGAGTCCAGCGTTGCAACGCTCGCATCTTTAACGGCCCGAGTGGCACTACAGCGATCATAGATGCCATCATGCCTAACAGCTGTAAGATCGTCCACAAACGTAGTTTGCGTCCCAACTGAAACTGAGCGAGGCAGCGGTGAAACGCAGCCACCCTGTGCTCTGACAGACGCGCTCGGTTTGAAATCGAACATATTTCCAGCCCGAGAAAAGAAAACTGCTGACTCGGGGTCAGTGAACTTTTCCGTAAATTCACCGAGAAGCCCAGCGCTTGGACGTGCGACAGAGTCAGCGACAGGTGCGTCGCTGCCCTCTCTCTGGAGCTCGCGATCAAAGCCCAATCGTCTAGATAGGCTAATATGTGAATGCCTTTCTCCCGGAGCGGAGCTAACGCCGCCTCGACACATTTCGTGAAGGTGCGGGGGGCGAGTGACAAGCCGAACGGCAGCACCAGGTATTCGTAGGCCGTGCCCTCGAATGCAAACCTTAGAAACTGCCTGTGGTCCGGGTGTATCGCTACATGAAAGTAAGCGTCTGTAAGATCGATAGTTGTAAACCAATCTCCCGGTCCGATCGCGCTCAGTAGCTGTCTGAGTGTTAGCAT from Epinephelus moara isolate mb chromosome 18, YSFRI_EMoa_1.0, whole genome shotgun sequence harbors:
- the LOC126405724 gene encoding myosin phosphatase Rho-interacting protein-like, encoding MSGEKASSPCNKFQANIFNKSKCQNCFKSRELHLLNDHDMEKAKPIYGGWLCLAPVGTDFDNPMQRSRKWQRRFFILYEDGSLRFALDELPSTLPQGTVNMNLCTDITDAEPRTGQRNALCIITPEQEIFIRGDNKEIINGWSEQLAVYLRTNKQNQKKKRKVEPIATQEPSPAKMAATDPSFPSSENATDSGCGRWQEDRQQGRGPGETPKWTVPDSEPPGPEKTPAGNTSSYLCPVSAGSFNIPVGSLDLVTSGNTEPGSNNQLAESNNIQTSANNKNQSQDKSHGSPTERLLGMGATEKEQEEEETAVSRTGRSEARTNKREKLQSCGDIAQLTVPPPQRRAKSLDRRTSDNVMTPDLLNFKKGWMVKLDENEQWKKYWFVLSADSLRYYKDSMAEEASDLEGEIDLTKCYNVSEYQVQRNYGFQIHTPKGVYTLSAMTSGIRKNWIQALMKNVRPANAPDVASLPGHHVPCSLPESLPRPDVTQDSPPADVSTERDPHPKHRSVMERRREGRYKTFDWAEFRPQNKPTPDPQSTKALCSLELGDLERRKRREERRRRYESMLGFSLGWEVIGNKAADGSVRALSPKSQQKAEEEIEECWKQVEKTMFKLESSVPLFTEDRDTVEMEKLLDSYRKGVEDLKAQLAESERHRLELEAQLITAGYYQQQRDPPLSPEADFCPSDTKEKPLNSNTQTLTDVCKETREQQQNIINMQEQLSLEPPSLPPQTPSIWLHDAEGSLQELVDLLPETAETPLLLSPASDNQDVFSQSDGQTVDLDVAAINHQNQQDRDDCEQVPSSEIQINNSEYSSLSLEKSADAGDDLLSCCVEQHIPPDQAMVRRLSKEVELLTSQNEALNQRNQEMLNQLTEADREIERLKVELSSRYTEPHHLPEVEQLEQTRVEDLERELSSRDQQLLEAQTLITSLEENLRETEALLQLSAATETEETGQENKGYLLRCFEATEAKLTELERQVNESELACRELQMQNAELKEAEKLYLQTAAEAEADIRRLNQELEEKEKLKDGDGNRCVSGEERIRQVIDGMVMRLKALERLLEVIDKLDFDMRKEEEGKPTVVSQLSWEEEFWSLLLNKLNANPSQLDEEKPVQVLLSEGMERMIAEKQMLLLGHGLLSETDEGRGCLKDLDIIWNTASESETKKIDESRTYDLSDQLCEMEHFRDFTQKKIYFLNHLASSVNTLGLDKLKFTADRLSNQHPWSGFIHSAATEAFYCCHLSRLQSQCGRQLEETKQKLQSSSLICSKCVDLMEENRELRERLSNLEAQQSSSSGDKMDRCCQTEETYPQDTDIELKVADESIADENGEEEVMVECLDVPLPCVEGQLGIQERADESTEKSDTSQKETDPLGLDTELVLELRRRVEELEEQLAVMAEEMKEEFDGKMSSVQTQQERDMEKLKATCERGIASMEESHLKVVEELQRRHQQEVERLVLDRDRLLEEESAATATAIEAIKNAHRLELEREVQKRCQSENSTGNTHLEDIYRQHSEELASYQRELEVLSQQFSLKCLENGHLVQALDAERKALCQCQQENQDLRTRNQELSGHLAAEITRLCSLAKQDALPLSQGMDVYEMEITLRVKESEVQCLKQEITSLRDDLQSAQRDKRSATKKYKDMVTELSITRAKTERETDELRENLRLAHKALDQASS